One region of Elstera cyanobacteriorum genomic DNA includes:
- a CDS encoding acyl-CoA carboxylase subunit beta yields MRAVLEQLEARRAEARAGGGERRVEAQHAKGKLTARERLEVLLDEGSFEEYDMYVTHRATDFGMASQKVAGDGVVTGWGTINGRQVYVFSQDFTVLGGSLSETHAEKICKITDMAMRNGAPIIGLNDSGGARIQEGVASLAGYAEVFRRNVDASGIVPQISVIMGPCAGGAVYSPAMTDFIFMVRDSSYMFVTGPDVVKTVTNEIVTAEELGGASTHTRKSSVADGAYENDVIALEEVRRLFDFLPLNNTQKPPVRPFHDDPNRLEARLDTLIPDSSTKPYDMKELILALADEGDFFEIQAEFAKNIITGFVRIEGSTVGVVANQPMVLAGCLDIDSSRKAARFVRFCDAYSIPILTLVDVPGFLPGTAQEYGGVIKHGAKLLFAYSEATVPMVTLITRKAYGGAYDVMASKHIGADINYAWPTAEIAVMGAKGATEILYRSELGDPEKIAARTKEYEERFANPFVAAERGFIDEVIMPHSSRRRIARAFASLRNKSAERRWRKHDTIPL; encoded by the coding sequence ATGCGCGCGGTTCTCGAACAATTAGAAGCTCGGCGGGCGGAAGCCCGGGCAGGCGGCGGCGAACGCCGCGTCGAAGCCCAACACGCCAAAGGCAAGCTAACCGCGCGCGAACGGCTCGAAGTCTTGCTCGATGAGGGCAGTTTCGAAGAATACGATATGTACGTCACCCACCGCGCCACCGATTTCGGCATGGCGTCGCAGAAGGTGGCGGGCGATGGGGTGGTGACCGGCTGGGGCACGATTAACGGGCGGCAGGTTTACGTGTTCAGCCAGGATTTCACCGTCCTCGGCGGCTCGCTGTCCGAAACTCACGCCGAGAAAATCTGCAAGATCACCGATATGGCGATGCGCAACGGCGCGCCGATCATTGGGCTGAACGATTCCGGCGGCGCGCGCATTCAGGAAGGCGTCGCCTCCCTCGCGGGCTATGCCGAAGTGTTCCGCCGCAATGTCGATGCGTCTGGCATCGTGCCGCAGATTTCCGTGATCATGGGGCCGTGCGCAGGCGGGGCGGTTTATTCCCCGGCAATGACCGACTTCATCTTCATGGTGCGCGACAGTTCCTACATGTTCGTCACCGGGCCGGATGTGGTGAAGACGGTCACCAATGAAATCGTGACGGCGGAAGAATTGGGCGGGGCGTCGACCCATACCCGGAAATCGTCGGTCGCCGATGGCGCCTATGAAAACGATGTGATCGCGCTCGAGGAAGTGCGGCGGCTGTTTGATTTTCTGCCGCTCAACAATACCCAGAAGCCGCCGGTGCGACCGTTCCACGATGATCCCAATCGGCTGGAAGCGCGGCTGGATACGCTGATCCCCGATAGTTCGACCAAGCCCTACGATATGAAGGAACTGATCCTCGCGCTGGCCGACGAGGGCGATTTCTTCGAAATCCAGGCGGAGTTTGCCAAGAATATCATCACCGGCTTTGTCCGTATCGAAGGCTCGACGGTCGGCGTCGTCGCCAATCAGCCGATGGTGCTGGCGGGGTGCCTCGATATCGACTCCTCGCGGAAAGCCGCCCGCTTTGTGCGCTTCTGCGACGCTTATTCGATCCCCATTCTAACGCTGGTGGACGTGCCGGGCTTCCTGCCGGGCACCGCTCAGGAATATGGCGGGGTGATCAAGCACGGGGCGAAGCTGCTGTTCGCTTATTCGGAAGCGACCGTGCCGATGGTGACGCTGATCACCCGTAAGGCCTATGGCGGCGCTTACGACGTGATGGCCTCCAAACACATTGGCGCCGATATCAATTACGCTTGGCCGACCGCCGAAATTGCCGTGATGGGCGCCAAGGGCGCGACGGAAATTCTCTACCGCTCCGAACTGGGCGACCCGGAAAAGATCGCCGCGCGCACCAAGGAATATGAAGAGCGGTTCGCCAATCCTTTCGTGGCGGCGGAACGCGGCTTTATCGACGAGGTGATTATGCCCCATTCGTCGCGCCGCCGCATCGCCCGCGCCTTCGCCTCCTTACGGAATAAGAGCGCGGAGCGCCGCTGGCGCAAGCACGACACCATTCCTCTGTAA
- the scpA gene encoding methylmalonyl-CoA mutase yields the protein MTEKKTVQDWEALAEKELKVSPKTLIWETPEGIAVKPLYTKDDLDGIGHLDALPGFDPFIRGPRATMYAGRPWTVRQYAGFSTAEESNAFYRKNLAAGQKGLSVAFDLATHRGYDSDHPRVVGDVGKAGVAIDSVEDMKILFDGIPLQDMSVSMTMNGAVIPILANFIVAGEEQGVSRADLSGTIQNDILKEFMVRNTYIYPPEPSMRIIADIIEYTAKEMPRFNSISISGYHMQEAGATLVQELAFTLADGREYVRAALAKGLNVDEFAGRLSFFFAIGMNFFMEAAKLRAARLLWARIMKEFAPKKASSLMLRTHCQTSGVSLQEQDPYNNIVRTAYEALAAALGGTQSLHTNSFDEAIALPTEFSARIARNTQLILQHETGITKVVDPLAGSYYVESLTNELAEKAWALIEEVETMGGMTQAVNKGLPKRLIEEAATRRQAAVDKGDEVIVGVNKYRLENEQPIDILEIDNTAVRLAQIKRLEETKRRRSAEKVAETLKALEDIARSGTGNLLAAAVEAARARATVGEISDAMRAVFGNHAATPEVVTNIYGKAYEGEPEMAVLQERLNTYAAELKRKPKLMVAKLGQDGHDRGAKVIASGFSDIGFEVVAGPLFQTPEEAADMALAANVHAIGVSSLAAGHKTLLPQLIEALKDKGGGDIVVICGGVIPRQDYQFLLDAGVSAVFGPGTNVLDAAQVVLDLIAKKPRNI from the coding sequence ATGACCGAGAAAAAGACCGTCCAGGATTGGGAAGCGCTGGCGGAAAAAGAACTGAAGGTTTCGCCCAAAACCTTGATTTGGGAGACGCCGGAGGGGATTGCCGTCAAACCGCTTTATACCAAGGACGATCTTGACGGCATCGGCCATCTCGACGCGCTGCCGGGGTTCGATCCCTTCATCCGCGGGCCGCGCGCCACCATGTACGCGGGCCGCCCCTGGACCGTGCGCCAATACGCGGGCTTTTCGACGGCGGAGGAAAGCAACGCTTTCTACCGTAAGAACCTGGCGGCGGGGCAGAAGGGCCTGTCGGTCGCCTTCGATCTCGCGACCCATCGCGGCTATGATTCCGATCATCCGCGCGTCGTGGGGGACGTGGGGAAGGCGGGTGTCGCCATCGATTCGGTCGAGGATATGAAAATCCTCTTCGACGGCATTCCCTTGCAGGATATGTCGGTCTCCATGACCATGAACGGCGCGGTTATTCCAATCCTCGCCAATTTCATCGTCGCCGGGGAAGAGCAGGGCGTATCGCGGGCCGACCTGTCGGGGACTATTCAGAATGATATTCTGAAGGAGTTCATGGTTCGTAATACCTATATCTACCCGCCCGAACCGTCGATGCGGATCATCGCGGATATTATCGAATATACCGCGAAAGAAATGCCGCGTTTTAACTCTATCTCGATTTCCGGCTACCATATGCAGGAAGCCGGGGCGACGCTGGTGCAGGAACTTGCCTTTACGCTCGCGGACGGGCGGGAATATGTGCGCGCGGCGCTGGCCAAGGGCCTGAACGTCGATGAGTTTGCCGGGCGGCTATCCTTCTTCTTCGCCATCGGTATGAATTTCTTTATGGAGGCCGCGAAGCTGCGCGCCGCCCGCCTGCTGTGGGCGCGAATCATGAAGGAATTTGCGCCGAAAAAAGCATCCTCCCTGATGCTGCGCACCCATTGCCAGACCTCCGGCGTGTCGTTGCAGGAGCAAGACCCCTACAATAATATCGTCCGTACCGCCTATGAGGCGCTGGCGGCGGCCTTGGGCGGCACCCAGTCGCTGCACACCAATTCCTTTGATGAGGCGATTGCCCTGCCGACGGAATTTTCCGCCCGCATCGCCCGCAATACGCAGTTGATCCTTCAGCACGAAACCGGGATCACCAAAGTCGTCGATCCGCTGGCGGGGTCTTACTACGTCGAGTCCCTGACCAACGAACTGGCCGAAAAGGCCTGGGCGCTGATCGAGGAAGTGGAGACGATGGGCGGCATGACCCAGGCGGTCAACAAAGGCCTGCCGAAGCGCCTGATCGAAGAAGCCGCGACGCGCCGTCAGGCGGCGGTCGATAAGGGCGACGAGGTGATCGTCGGCGTCAATAAGTACCGGCTGGAAAACGAGCAGCCGATCGACATTCTGGAGATCGACAATACTGCCGTTCGCCTCGCCCAGATAAAGCGGCTGGAAGAAACCAAGCGCCGCCGCTCCGCCGAAAAAGTCGCTGAAACCCTGAAGGCGCTCGAAGACATTGCCCGCAGCGGTACGGGTAATCTGCTGGCCGCTGCCGTCGAGGCTGCCCGCGCCCGCGCGACGGTCGGGGAAATTTCCGACGCCATGCGCGCCGTCTTCGGTAATCACGCCGCAACCCCGGAAGTCGTGACCAATATTTACGGCAAAGCCTATGAGGGCGAGCCGGAAATGGCCGTGCTGCAGGAGCGCCTCAACACCTATGCCGCAGAACTGAAGCGCAAACCAAAGCTCATGGTGGCCAAGCTGGGGCAGGATGGGCACGACCGGGGGGCGAAGGTCATCGCCTCCGGCTTCTCAGACATCGGTTTTGAGGTTGTTGCCGGGCCGTTGTTCCAAACGCCGGAGGAAGCGGCCGACATGGCACTGGCCGCGAACGTCCACGCCATCGGCGTTTCCTCGCTGGCTGCTGGGCATAAGACGCTGCTGCCGCAACTAATCGAGGCCCTGAAGGACAAGGGCGGCGGCGATATCGTCGTTATCTGCGGCGGCGTGATTCCGCGCCAGGATTATCAGTTCCTGCTCGATGCCGGGGTGTCGGCGGTCTTCGGACCGGGGACCAATGTTCTGGATGCCGCCCAGGTGGTGCTGGACCTAATCGCCAAAAAACCGCGCAATATCTGA
- a CDS encoding acetyl-CoA carboxylase biotin carboxylase subunit: MFKKILIANRGEIACRVIRTAKKLGIPTVAVYSDADRDAMHVREADEAVHIGPAPSSQSYIVIDKILEAIRQTGADAVHPGYGFLSENAAFAEALEKAGVTFIGPPVRAVQAMGDKITSKKLAAEAGVSTVPGHMGLIADAEEAVTIANSIGYPVMIKASAGGGGKGMRIAWNAEEAREGFQSSKNEAKASFGDDRIFIEKFVTEPRHIEIQVLGDKHGNILYLGERECSIQRRNQKVIEEAPSPFLDEATRKAMGEQAVALSRAVGYFSAGTVEFIVDGQRNFYFLEMNTRLQVEHPVTELITGIDLVEQMIRVAAGEKLSFGQGDVKLTGWAMESRLYAEDPYRNFLPSIGRLTRYRPPVEGHQPDGTIVRNDTGVFEGGEISMYYDPMIAKLCTWGKDRLTAIDAMSVALDDFEVEGIGHNLPFLSAVMRHERFRAGRLTTAFIAEEFREGFKGVDPSADEAKALAAIATVLHQTTQERAADISGALSNHRRVIGRSWRVTLGAASIAASIEPRQDGALVTLDGGTTLSVTSDWTPGRTHARFTVDGISYGVKVDPVPGSGYRLRLRGIDLVARVRSHRVAELATLMPVKLPPDTSKMLLCPMPGVITAIHVQEGETVEAGQALAAVEAMKMENILRSERQGVVKRVAVKAGASLAVDELILEFE, from the coding sequence ATGTTCAAAAAAATTCTGATTGCCAACCGGGGCGAAATCGCCTGCCGCGTCATCCGCACGGCGAAGAAGCTCGGTATTCCCACCGTGGCGGTCTATTCCGACGCCGACCGCGATGCGATGCACGTGCGCGAGGCGGATGAGGCGGTGCATATCGGCCCGGCGCCGTCCAGCCAGTCCTATATCGTCATCGATAAGATCCTAGAGGCGATCCGCCAAACGGGGGCCGATGCCGTCCATCCGGGTTATGGCTTTCTCTCGGAAAATGCCGCTTTCGCCGAAGCCTTGGAAAAGGCAGGCGTGACCTTCATCGGCCCGCCGGTGCGCGCGGTGCAGGCGATGGGCGATAAGATCACCTCGAAAAAACTGGCGGCGGAAGCCGGGGTGTCCACCGTGCCGGGCCATATGGGCCTGATCGCCGATGCTGAAGAAGCGGTGACAATCGCCAACAGCATCGGCTATCCGGTGATGATCAAAGCCTCTGCTGGGGGCGGCGGTAAGGGTATGCGCATCGCCTGGAATGCCGAAGAAGCGCGCGAAGGCTTCCAATCGTCGAAGAATGAGGCGAAGGCATCGTTCGGCGACGACCGCATCTTCATCGAAAAATTCGTGACGGAGCCGCGCCACATCGAAATCCAGGTGCTCGGCGATAAGCACGGCAATATCTTGTACCTGGGCGAGCGCGAATGCTCCATCCAGCGCCGCAATCAGAAGGTGATTGAAGAAGCGCCGTCGCCGTTCTTGGACGAGGCCACCCGCAAGGCGATGGGCGAGCAGGCGGTGGCCCTGTCGCGCGCCGTCGGTTACTTCTCCGCCGGGACGGTGGAGTTCATCGTCGATGGCCAGCGGAACTTCTACTTCCTGGAAATGAACACCCGCTTGCAGGTTGAACATCCGGTAACGGAGTTGATCACCGGCATCGACCTGGTGGAACAGATGATCCGCGTCGCGGCGGGCGAAAAGCTCAGCTTCGGTCAAGGCGACGTGAAACTGACCGGCTGGGCGATGGAAAGCCGCCTTTATGCCGAAGACCCGTACCGCAACTTCCTGCCGTCCATTGGGCGCCTCACGCGCTACCGCCCGCCGGTGGAAGGTCATCAGCCCGATGGCACCATCGTCCGCAACGACACCGGCGTGTTCGAAGGCGGCGAGATTTCGATGTATTACGATCCGATGATCGCCAAGCTCTGCACCTGGGGCAAAGACCGGCTAACGGCGATTGATGCCATGTCGGTGGCGTTGGACGATTTCGAGGTGGAAGGCATCGGCCATAATCTGCCGTTCCTATCGGCGGTGATGCGGCACGAACGTTTCCGCGCCGGGCGGTTGACCACGGCCTTCATCGCGGAAGAGTTCAGAGAAGGCTTCAAGGGCGTTGACCCCAGCGCCGACGAGGCCAAGGCCCTGGCGGCGATTGCCACCGTCCTGCATCAAACCACGCAAGAACGCGCCGCCGATATTTCCGGCGCGCTGTCCAACCATCGCCGGGTGATTGGCCGGTCGTGGCGGGTCACCCTGGGCGCGGCCAGTATCGCTGCCAGCATCGAACCGCGCCAGGATGGGGCCTTGGTCACGCTCGACGGCGGCACAACCCTGTCGGTGACGAGCGACTGGACGCCGGGCCGCACCCATGCGCGCTTTACGGTCGATGGTATTTCCTACGGCGTGAAGGTCGATCCGGTTCCCGGCAGCGGGTATCGCTTGCGCCTGCGCGGGATCGATCTTGTGGCGCGCGTGCGCAGCCATCGGGTTGCCGAGCTTGCGACGCTCATGCCGGTCAAACTGCCGCCCGATACCTCCAAAATGCTGCTCTGCCCCATGCCGGGGGTGATTACCGCCATCCATGTGCAGGAAGGCGAGACGGTGGAAGCGGGTCAAGCGCTGGCGGCGGTGGAGGCGATGAAGATGGAAAACATCCTGCGCTCCGAACGCCAAGGGGTTGTCAAGCGCGTCGCGGTCAAGGCGGGGGCCAGCTTGGCCGTCGATGAACTGATCCTGGAATTCGAATAA
- a CDS encoding ABC transporter ATP-binding protein translates to MASVSFRKLEKTYGSLRIVKGIDLEIRDREFVVLVGPSGCGKSTTLRMLAGLESISGGEIRIGDTVVNALPPRERDIAMVFQDYALYPHKTVFENMAFSLKVRGIPAAEIPPRVQEAAEMLGIAHLLERKPGQLSGGQRQRVAMGRAIVRRPKVFLFDEPLSNLDAKLRGQVRAEIKKLHQAIGTTILYVTHDQVEAMTLADRIVILKGGDIEQVGTPDEVYNTPNSVFVGGFVGAPAMNFLSATVERDGLRFASGDLLPLTGDLAAQAIPYQGRAVTVGIRPEHFSADSAGAAGTLTGRVQVVEPLGSDTLVHLAVGQSVLVVRMPPDAHPAVGADMVVAVQPGRLHLFDPTSERSLRLPTPSSAQAAA, encoded by the coding sequence ATGGCGTCAGTCAGTTTTCGCAAGCTCGAAAAAACATATGGTTCGCTTCGGATCGTTAAGGGTATCGATCTTGAAATCCGCGACCGGGAGTTTGTCGTCCTCGTCGGCCCCTCGGGCTGCGGAAAATCGACCACTCTGCGGATGCTGGCGGGGCTTGAGAGCATTTCCGGCGGCGAGATCCGCATCGGCGATACGGTTGTGAACGCCCTGCCGCCGCGCGAGCGCGATATCGCGATGGTGTTCCAGGATTATGCGCTCTATCCGCACAAGACCGTGTTCGAAAATATGGCCTTCAGCCTGAAGGTGCGCGGCATCCCAGCGGCGGAAATTCCGCCGCGCGTGCAGGAAGCCGCCGAAATGCTGGGCATCGCCCATCTGCTGGAGCGTAAACCGGGCCAACTTTCCGGCGGGCAACGGCAGCGGGTGGCTATGGGGCGCGCAATCGTTCGGCGACCGAAGGTATTTCTCTTCGATGAACCGCTGTCGAACCTCGACGCCAAGCTGCGTGGTCAAGTGCGGGCGGAAATCAAGAAGCTGCATCAGGCCATCGGCACGACCATTCTCTACGTCACCCACGATCAGGTAGAGGCGATGACCCTGGCGGATCGCATCGTCATTCTGAAGGGCGGCGATATCGAGCAGGTCGGCACGCCGGATGAGGTCTATAACACGCCGAACTCGGTTTTCGTCGGCGGGTTCGTCGGCGCCCCGGCAATGAATTTCCTGTCCGCAACCGTCGAGCGCGACGGGCTGCGCTTTGCCTCCGGCGATCTGCTGCCACTGACGGGCGATCTCGCGGCGCAAGCCATCCCCTACCAAGGCCGCGCGGTTACGGTCGGTATTCGCCCCGAACATTTCAGCGCCGATAGCGCCGGGGCCGCCGGAACCCTGACGGGCCGGGTGCAGGTGGTCGAACCCTTGGGGTCCGATACGCTCGTGCATCTCGCGGTCGGGCAATCGGTGCTGGTCGTGCGCATGCCGCCCGACGCCCACCCCGCTGTCGGCGCCGATATGGTGGTTGCCGTGCAGCCGGGTCGCCTGCACCTCTTCGACCCAACCAGCGAGCGCAGCCTGCGCCTGCCCACCCCCTCGTCCGCCCAGGCCGCCGCCTGA
- a CDS encoding short-chain fatty acyl-CoA regulator family protein, with translation MSAAPCPIGSLRALSVRFGSXLDLGNRSAFEPIGISCRICERTKCPSRAMPPLKRKLTVTHDQRGALPYRLT, from the coding sequence ATCAGCGCGGCGCCCTGCCCTATCGGCTCACTTAGAGCGCTTTCCGTTCGCTTTGGCTCACNTCTCGACCTCGGCAACCGCTCTGCCTTCGAACCGATTGGCATTTCCTGCCGCATCTGCGAGCGCACCAAATGCCCGAGCCGCGCCATGCCGCCGCTGAAGCGCAAGCTGACCGTCACCCACGATCAGCGCGGCGCCCTGCCCTATCGGCTCACTTAG
- a CDS encoding LacI family DNA-binding transcriptional regulator → MNRSAIKSRLTVPLPTGEEPPPLRRPRRKMQRVTMMDVARTAGVSPSTVSLYLRRPEAVSPAAGQEIAQAIEALGYVPNLVAGGLAAAGSRVVSVIVPSIRNAFFAETVAAMQTELARDGLQVMLGHSEYSDTDEEALIRTALAWAPAAIVLTGLEHSKGARKLLAAGGTPVVEMWELGEQAPIDMAVGFSHTAVGATAARHFAQQGKRHFAFLGARLAQDRRAAARAEGFVAEARRLGLPEPPVLNHPAPATAEAGAQLLGRVQASLPGLEAVACSNDLIALGVLFECQRRGIAVPADLAVIGFGDLSFSSTSNPPLTTIRPSGDLIGREVARLIHACVHGTRPPPGACIVDTGHLLVERKSG, encoded by the coding sequence ATGAATCGTAGCGCTATTAAATCTCGTCTCACGGTGCCGCTGCCTACGGGGGAGGAACCGCCGCCCTTGCGCCGCCCGCGCCGCAAGATGCAGCGCGTGACGATGATGGATGTTGCCCGCACCGCGGGCGTGTCCCCGTCTACCGTCTCGCTGTATCTGCGGCGGCCCGAGGCGGTATCGCCCGCTGCGGGGCAGGAAATTGCCCAAGCGATTGAGGCGCTCGGCTATGTGCCGAACCTCGTTGCGGGCGGGCTTGCGGCGGCGGGCAGTCGGGTGGTCAGCGTGATCGTGCCGTCGATCCGCAACGCCTTTTTTGCCGAAACGGTGGCGGCGATGCAGACGGAGCTGGCGCGCGATGGGCTTCAGGTCATGCTCGGCCACTCCGAATATTCCGACACGGACGAAGAGGCGCTGATCCGCACGGCGCTCGCCTGGGCGCCCGCCGCCATCGTTTTGACGGGGCTGGAGCATAGTAAGGGCGCGCGCAAGCTGCTGGCAGCAGGCGGCACGCCCGTTGTCGAGATGTGGGAACTTGGCGAGCAAGCCCCCATCGATATGGCGGTCGGCTTTTCCCACACGGCGGTCGGGGCGACGGCGGCCCGGCATTTCGCCCAGCAGGGAAAGCGGCATTTCGCCTTCCTCGGGGCGCGGCTTGCTCAGGATCGCCGGGCGGCGGCGCGCGCCGAAGGGTTTGTGGCGGAAGCCCGCCGGTTAGGCCTGCCCGAACCGCCCGTTCTCAATCATCCCGCCCCGGCAACGGCCGAGGCGGGGGCGCAGCTTCTAGGGCGCGTGCAGGCGAGCTTACCGGGGCTGGAGGCAGTCGCCTGCTCCAACGATCTCATCGCCCTCGGCGTTCTCTTCGAATGCCAGCGGCGCGGCATTGCGGTTCCGGCTGACTTAGCCGTGATCGGGTTTGGCGACCTCAGTTTCAGTTCCACCAGTAATCCGCCGCTTACCACCATCCGCCCCTCTGGCGATCTGATCGGGCGGGAAGTGGCGCGGCTTATCCATGCCTGCGTCCACGGCACCCGCCCGCCGCCGGGCGCGTGCATCGTCGATACGGGGCATCTGCTGGTCGAACGGAAGAGCGGCTAG
- a CDS encoding helix-turn-helix domain-containing protein yields MAVGKLYIGRKVREIRDAARATQSQFAERIGISTSYLNQIENNQRPVSAAVLLALAEKFQIDIAELSTGEGDRLLSALSEALSDPLFETYSPSVQELKLVVQNAPGLAHALITCHQAYRRSSEQLAGVDETLGGTGSLAETTPYEEVRDFFHFVDNYIHDLDVMAEKLAERLGLGAGDNYAILTGFLDNDFGVRVVRGAAGDESLRQFDARARLLTLNPYAPPPTRDFQIALQIAQLYAAQAVDGIAGNAGFRTEEAYEICRIGLHNYFAGALLLPYRAFLIEARELRHDLDLLAVRCGASLEQVCHRLSTLQRPGLKGIPMFFARIDRAGNITKRHSATKLQFARFGAACPLWNVHQAFETPGQIIRQLAETPDGARYLSLATQITKGRGGFRAVQPRYALALGCEISYADSFVYADDLDLGNRSAFEPIGISCRICERTKCPSRAMPPLKRKLTVTHDQRGALPYRLT; encoded by the coding sequence ATGGCCGTCGGCAAACTCTACATCGGGCGCAAAGTGCGCGAAATCCGCGACGCGGCAAGGGCGACGCAAAGCCAGTTTGCCGAGCGTATCGGCATTTCTACGAGCTATCTCAATCAGATCGAGAATAACCAGCGCCCGGTTTCGGCCGCCGTGCTGCTGGCGCTGGCGGAAAAGTTTCAGATCGATATTGCCGAACTCTCCACCGGCGAAGGCGACCGGCTGCTGTCCGCCCTGTCGGAAGCCCTGTCCGATCCGTTATTCGAGACCTACAGCCCCAGCGTGCAAGAACTGAAGCTGGTGGTGCAGAATGCCCCCGGCCTTGCCCATGCGCTGATCACCTGCCATCAGGCCTATCGGCGCAGCAGTGAACAATTGGCCGGGGTCGATGAAACCCTGGGCGGCACCGGCAGTCTTGCGGAAACCACGCCTTACGAGGAAGTGCGCGACTTTTTCCATTTCGTGGATAATTACATCCACGATCTCGATGTGATGGCGGAAAAACTCGCGGAACGGCTGGGCCTCGGTGCGGGCGACAATTACGCCATTCTGACGGGTTTTCTCGATAATGATTTTGGCGTGCGGGTGGTGCGCGGCGCGGCGGGGGATGAAAGCCTACGCCAGTTCGACGCGCGCGCCCGGCTGCTGACCCTGAACCCCTATGCGCCGCCGCCGACGCGCGATTTTCAGATCGCCCTACAAATCGCGCAGCTTTACGCCGCACAGGCGGTGGATGGGATCGCGGGCAATGCCGGGTTTCGCACCGAGGAAGCCTATGAGATTTGCCGTATCGGCCTACACAATTACTTTGCCGGGGCGCTGCTGCTGCCCTACCGCGCCTTTCTGATCGAAGCGCGGGAGTTGCGCCACGATCTCGACCTGTTGGCCGTGCGCTGTGGCGCGTCGCTGGAGCAAGTATGCCATCGGCTCTCGACCTTGCAGCGCCCGGGCCTGAAGGGCATCCCGATGTTCTTCGCCCGCATCGACCGCGCCGGGAATATCACCAAGCGCCATAGCGCGACGAAGCTGCAATTCGCCCGCTTCGGCGCCGCCTGCCCGCTGTGGAACGTGCATCAAGCCTTCGAAACGCCCGGCCAGATCATCCGGCAATTGGCGGAAACCCCCGATGGCGCGCGCTATCTGTCGCTCGCGACGCAGATCACCAAAGGGCGCGGCGGCTTCCGCGCGGTGCAGCCGCGCTATGCTTTGGCCTTAGGGTGCGAGATTTCCTATGCGGATAGTTTCGTTTATGCCGACGATCTCGACCTCGGCAACCGCTCTGCCTTCGAACCGATTGGCATTTCCTGCCGCATCTGCGAGCGCACCAAATGCCCGAGCCGCGCCATGCCGCCGCTGAAGCGCAAGCTGACCGTCACCCACGATCAGCGCGGCGCCCTGCCCTATCGGCTCACTTAG